In one window of Nesterenkonia sandarakina DNA:
- a CDS encoding ATP-binding cassette domain-containing protein, producing MISLTEVTKNYGSGKADDAVAIGPVSVEIAAGGVTALVGPNGAGKSTILTMIGRLLEVDAGRIEVAGHDVVSTPSKTIAKILSILRQENHFVTRLTVRQLVGFGRFPHSQGRLTAVDERHISEAIDFLDLTALEGRYLDQLSGGQRQRAYVAMVLAQDTDYVLLDEPLNNLDMQHAVQMMQQLRRAADELGRTVVIVLHDINFAARYSDKILAMKDGVVVEHGTPAEIMQDAVLSRVFDTEVTVIDGPRGPLAVYY from the coding sequence GTGATCAGCCTGACCGAGGTCACCAAGAACTACGGCTCCGGGAAGGCCGACGACGCCGTCGCCATCGGCCCGGTCAGCGTGGAGATCGCCGCGGGCGGTGTCACCGCGCTGGTGGGGCCCAACGGTGCCGGAAAGTCCACGATCCTGACCATGATCGGGCGGCTGCTCGAGGTGGATGCAGGCCGGATCGAGGTGGCCGGGCACGACGTGGTGAGCACGCCTTCGAAGACCATAGCCAAGATCCTCTCCATCCTGCGCCAGGAGAACCACTTCGTCACCCGGCTCACGGTGCGCCAGCTGGTGGGCTTCGGTCGGTTCCCGCACTCACAGGGCCGGCTCACCGCGGTGGACGAGCGGCATATCTCCGAGGCCATCGACTTCCTGGATCTGACCGCCCTGGAAGGCAGGTACCTGGACCAGCTCTCCGGGGGTCAGCGCCAGCGCGCCTATGTGGCGATGGTGCTGGCCCAGGACACCGACTATGTGCTGCTGGATGAGCCGCTGAACAACCTGGACATGCAGCACGCGGTGCAGATGATGCAGCAGCTGCGCCGCGCCGCCGACGAACTGGGCCGCACCGTGGTGATCGTGTTGCACGACATCAACTTCGCCGCCCGCTACTCGGACAAGATCCTAGCCATGAAGGACGGGGTGGTGGTGGAGCACGGAACCCCGGCGGAGATCATGCAGGATGCGGTGCTGAGCAGGGTCTTCGACACCGAGGTCACCGTGATCGACGGCCCGCGCGGGCCGCTGGCGGTGTATTACTGA
- a CDS encoding glycoside hydrolase family 3 N-terminal domain-containing protein, with amino-acid sequence MSSAGSSRPRPLLVAAALSCLLLSSCAPGAGPETPEDTSSPGGQSTEESAAAAEEQRRVEAEQAREAALAGPGPQHQERAEQIVAEYSLTELAGSVLVGEYATTDAAPMADLIEELHLGGAIIMGANVPSADQGVATEELAAQLSTLREAAGEREVPPMISVDQEGGLVTRVGAPLTEWPTPMAYGAAAGQDEADQDEADQDEAGPDDDALARTGHRFLASELAELGFSTSFAPNGDVTAGATDPTIGSRSFGSDAEAVTELTMQGIRGLAEGGLAGSIKHFPGHGSVTEDSHQTLPVQDAGLEELRTRDWAPFAEAAEAGVPMIMMGHIEVPALEEGVPSSLSAAAYTELRELGHDGVVVTDALNMGAIVQGYGGDQAAVSALTAGADLLLMPADVRGAHAGILAAVESGELDRERLEEAAERVAALQLWQAELAAGDLAAGPGAQLPEELRGEQEDEDAAAKSDSGSAEATAAQLSESAVTLVAGECEADLAASGISIVGGSEQDRSRLTAAAEAAGLSVGTGTVVNLVGESSAAGGDVAVALDRPEVLAGADAATQIALYGRTEESFQALAAVLAGTQAPGTLPVEVGELPRGHSAC; translated from the coding sequence ATGTCTTCTGCCGGTTCCTCGCGTCCTCGCCCGCTGCTGGTTGCCGCCGCGCTGTCCTGTCTGCTGCTCAGCTCCTGCGCCCCAGGAGCTGGTCCTGAAACCCCCGAGGACACCTCCAGCCCCGGCGGGCAGAGCACCGAGGAGTCCGCGGCCGCCGCGGAAGAGCAGCGTCGCGTCGAGGCCGAGCAGGCTCGGGAGGCCGCGCTCGCGGGACCTGGGCCGCAGCATCAGGAGCGCGCCGAGCAGATCGTCGCGGAGTACTCCCTGACCGAGCTGGCCGGGTCGGTGTTGGTGGGGGAGTACGCCACCACCGATGCTGCGCCGATGGCGGACCTGATCGAGGAGCTGCACCTGGGCGGCGCCATCATCATGGGGGCCAACGTGCCGAGCGCGGATCAGGGTGTGGCCACCGAGGAGCTGGCCGCCCAGCTGAGCACCCTGCGCGAGGCCGCCGGAGAGCGGGAGGTGCCCCCGATGATCAGCGTGGATCAGGAGGGTGGACTGGTCACCCGAGTCGGCGCCCCGCTCACCGAATGGCCCACCCCGATGGCCTACGGAGCGGCCGCCGGGCAGGACGAGGCTGATCAGGACGAGGCTGATCAGGACGAGGCTGGACCCGACGACGACGCGCTCGCCCGCACCGGGCACCGGTTCCTCGCCTCGGAGCTCGCCGAGCTCGGATTCAGCACCAGCTTCGCGCCCAACGGCGACGTCACCGCGGGGGCCACAGATCCGACCATCGGCTCGCGCTCCTTCGGCTCCGACGCCGAGGCCGTCACCGAGCTGACGATGCAGGGCATCCGGGGTCTGGCCGAGGGTGGCCTGGCCGGATCGATCAAGCATTTCCCCGGGCATGGGTCGGTCACCGAGGACTCCCATCAGACGCTCCCGGTCCAGGACGCCGGCCTCGAGGAGCTGCGCACCCGGGACTGGGCGCCCTTCGCCGAGGCCGCCGAGGCAGGTGTGCCGATGATCATGATGGGCCACATCGAGGTGCCCGCGCTGGAAGAAGGCGTGCCCTCCTCTCTCTCCGCCGCCGCTTACACCGAGCTGCGCGAACTGGGTCACGACGGGGTGGTGGTCACCGACGCGCTGAACATGGGCGCCATCGTCCAGGGCTACGGCGGTGACCAGGCCGCCGTGAGTGCGCTCACCGCAGGCGCGGACCTGCTGCTGATGCCCGCCGATGTCCGCGGCGCGCACGCCGGCATCCTCGCGGCCGTGGAGTCGGGCGAGCTGGACCGCGAACGCCTTGAGGAGGCGGCGGAACGTGTCGCTGCGCTGCAGCTCTGGCAGGCCGAGCTGGCCGCCGGGGATCTCGCCGCCGGGCCGGGAGCTCAGCTGCCCGAGGAGCTGCGCGGGGAGCAGGAGGATGAAGACGCCGCCGCGAAATCGGATTCCGGCAGTGCAGAAGCGACTGCGGCGCAGCTGAGTGAATCCGCGGTGACCCTGGTCGCTGGGGAGTGCGAGGCGGACCTGGCCGCCTCCGGCATCAGCATCGTGGGCGGCAGTGAACAGGATCGTTCCCGGCTGACCGCAGCCGCCGAGGCCGCCGGCCTCAGCGTGGGCACCGGGACTGTGGTGAACCTGGTCGGGGAGTCCAGCGCCGCCGGGGGAGACGTCGCGGTCGCCCTGGACCGCCCCGAGGTCTTGGCTGGAGCCGATGCGGCCACGCAGATCGCGCTCTACGGGCGCACCGAGGAGTCCTTCCAGGCTCTCGCCGCGGTGCTCGCCGGAACTCAGGCGCCGGGAACGCTCCCGGTGGAGGTGGGAGAGCTGCCTCGCGGCCACTCTGCATGCTGA
- a CDS encoding ABC transporter permease encodes MPDTTSAAPHRHRSARPEPPRRSLQQTPPQPPSPFPDARAIRRQRRFTPALLIGILVTLGLLLLSLSTGQYAVFSEDGFWMFGITRVPRTVALVLAGASMAMCGLIMQLLTQNRFVEPTTTGTTEWAGLGLILVLWLFPGASMLARMSGAVTMAFIGTVIFFLFLQRVTLKSSLIVPIIGIMLGAVVSSFTTYIALMTDHLQTLGIWFAGSFTRVVEGRYELMFLVLVVTVLVFLTADRFTVAGLGRDMATNVGLNYTAVLFLGTAMVAVATGVTATVVGTLPFLGLIVPNIVSLFRGDDLRSNLPWVALLGIATVTACDLIGRTIRAPFEIPVGLVLGLLGAVVFIGLLLRQRRKGGLVA; translated from the coding sequence ATGCCTGACACCACCTCCGCGGCACCGCATCGCCACCGATCCGCCCGTCCGGAGCCACCGCGGCGATCCCTCCAGCAGACCCCGCCGCAGCCGCCGTCGCCGTTCCCGGATGCCCGCGCGATCCGCAGGCAGCGCCGGTTCACCCCGGCACTGCTGATCGGGATCCTGGTCACCCTCGGACTGCTGCTGCTCTCGCTGAGCACCGGGCAGTACGCCGTCTTCTCCGAAGATGGGTTCTGGATGTTCGGCATCACCAGGGTGCCGCGCACCGTGGCACTGGTGCTCGCCGGTGCCTCCATGGCCATGTGCGGGCTGATCATGCAGCTGCTCACCCAGAACCGCTTCGTGGAGCCCACCACCACTGGCACCACCGAGTGGGCAGGACTGGGACTGATCCTGGTGCTCTGGCTCTTCCCCGGCGCTTCCATGCTCGCCCGGATGAGCGGGGCCGTGACCATGGCCTTCATCGGCACTGTGATCTTCTTCCTCTTCCTGCAGCGGGTGACGCTGAAGTCCTCGCTGATCGTGCCGATCATCGGCATCATGCTGGGGGCGGTGGTCAGCTCCTTCACCACCTACATCGCGTTGATGACCGACCACCTGCAGACCCTGGGCATCTGGTTCGCCGGATCCTTCACCCGGGTCGTGGAAGGGCGCTATGAGCTGATGTTCCTGGTGCTGGTGGTGACCGTCCTGGTCTTCCTCACCGCCGACCGGTTCACAGTGGCCGGACTCGGACGCGATATGGCGACCAACGTGGGGCTGAACTACACCGCCGTGCTGTTCCTGGGCACCGCCATGGTCGCCGTGGCCACCGGCGTCACCGCCACCGTGGTGGGCACCCTGCCCTTCCTCGGGCTGATCGTGCCCAACATCGTCTCGCTCTTCCGCGGCGATGACCTGCGCAGCAACCTGCCCTGGGTGGCGCTGCTGGGGATCGCCACCGTCACCGCCTGTGACCTGATCGGTCGCACCATCCGGGCGCCCTTCGAGATCCCGGTGGGACTGGTGCTGGGCCTTCTCGGAGCAGTGGTCTTCATCGGGCTGCTGCTGCGGCAGCGGCGGAAAGGCGGGCTGGTCGCATGA
- a CDS encoding class I SAM-dependent methyltransferase, which produces MSSPAADALDPVLTPEGWELLNSLPPYDEQTALQLNLRLRDAGHPPERVASALTQSRLRAAGRQKFGEFAARMLFTHEGLQQSTRLPVAARHAQRFRSAGLDRVVDLGCGLGGDALAAASLGLSVTAVEADENTAAAATMNLHPFPEANVQHGTAQDFAATFDLLRAGAPRGWGLWLDPARRDPHAAQETAAAGPTRLWDPESFSPPLSFVKALASTGTPMGVKLGPGLPHELIPSDCEAEWVSVDGDLVELVLWFNALARPGVRRAATLLPEDGSAAVELVSDTDFGAGVQAEPSGRAGLVGVLHEPDPAVIRSGLIAELADSLGAHLLDEHIAYFCADEPVTDPDYRLSRQFQVLEVDSFNLKTLKAWVTEAAVTSLEIKKRGVDVVPEKLRQQLLPKKRPKGPKRHATLVITRLGEERVFAVVEPL; this is translated from the coding sequence ATGTCCTCTCCCGCCGCAGATGCGCTCGACCCCGTCCTCACCCCGGAGGGGTGGGAGCTGCTGAACTCCCTGCCGCCCTATGACGAGCAGACGGCGCTGCAGCTGAACCTGCGGCTGCGCGACGCCGGTCACCCGCCTGAGCGGGTGGCCTCCGCCCTGACTCAGTCCCGGCTGCGCGCGGCCGGACGCCAGAAGTTCGGCGAGTTCGCCGCGCGGATGCTCTTCACCCATGAGGGGCTGCAGCAGTCCACGCGGCTTCCCGTGGCGGCGCGCCACGCCCAGCGCTTCCGCAGCGCCGGCCTGGACCGGGTGGTCGATCTTGGCTGCGGCCTCGGCGGTGATGCACTGGCGGCGGCGTCCCTGGGGCTGAGCGTGACGGCCGTGGAGGCGGATGAGAACACCGCTGCGGCGGCCACCATGAACCTGCATCCGTTCCCGGAGGCGAACGTCCAGCACGGCACCGCCCAGGACTTCGCGGCGACCTTCGATCTGCTCCGGGCAGGGGCCCCCAGAGGCTGGGGGCTGTGGCTGGATCCAGCGCGCCGGGATCCGCACGCGGCCCAGGAGACCGCGGCGGCCGGACCCACCAGGCTCTGGGACCCCGAGTCCTTCTCCCCGCCGCTGAGCTTCGTGAAGGCGCTGGCCAGCACCGGCACCCCGATGGGGGTCAAGCTCGGTCCGGGGCTGCCGCATGAGCTGATCCCCTCCGACTGTGAGGCCGAGTGGGTCTCAGTGGACGGAGATCTGGTCGAGTTGGTGCTCTGGTTCAACGCACTGGCCCGGCCCGGCGTCCGGCGGGCCGCCACGCTGCTGCCTGAGGACGGCAGCGCCGCTGTGGAGCTGGTCAGCGACACTGACTTCGGCGCCGGCGTCCAGGCCGAGCCGTCGGGGCGAGCAGGGCTCGTCGGAGTGCTGCATGAACCAGACCCTGCGGTGATCCGATCTGGACTCATCGCCGAGCTCGCGGACTCGCTGGGAGCTCATCTGCTGGATGAACACATCGCCTACTTCTGCGCCGATGAGCCCGTGACCGACCCCGACTACCGGCTCTCCCGGCAGTTCCAGGTGCTCGAGGTCGACTCCTTCAACCTGAAGACGCTCAAGGCCTGGGTCACCGAGGCCGCAGTGACCAGTCTGGAGATCAAGAAGCGCGGCGTCGACGTCGTCCCGGAGAAGCTGCGCCAGCAGCTGCTGCCGAAGAAGCGGCCCAAGGGGCCGAAGCGTCACGCCACGCTGGTGATCACCCGGCTGGGCGAGGAGCGGGTCTTCGCGGTGGTGGAGCCGCTGTGA
- a CDS encoding MFS transporter yields the protein MSTSVDPTGPGASSRKVDDVADENLTVPRRRIIMASLIGTTIEFYDFYIYATAAVSVFPLLFFYGDEGSALLASMATFGAAFVARPLGAIIFGHYGDKIGRKATLVGALLTMGIATFLIGALPTYHQVGLWAPAMLTILRFCQGLGLGGEWSGAALLASETARPGKRAQAAMWPQLGAPFGFMLANGLFLILATLFAYDSTARDLNDPFLVWGWRLPFLLSVVMVVVGLYVRLRIEETPVFAKAMAGNERVKAPIGEVFRRNWWEIILGTFIMLATYGLFYLMTTWILSYAIGSAEVGGLSYGYQDFLVLQIVAITFFAIFVPVAGRLADRFGRRPMLIVVTIAIMIFGLSFRWWLSAGSMGTGEDLNVWQMLAFLAVGMSLMGLTFGPMSAVLPELFPTNTRYTGSGVAYNAASILGAALTPFVAAWLVQAYGVGAVGLYLAGLGVLTLIALILAPETSKKSLYTEAAK from the coding sequence ATGTCTACCTCTGTTGACCCCACCGGGCCCGGTGCTTCGAGCCGAAAAGTCGACGACGTGGCCGATGAGAATCTGACGGTCCCGCGCCGCCGGATCATCATGGCCTCGCTGATCGGGACCACGATCGAGTTCTACGACTTCTACATCTACGCCACCGCGGCCGTGTCGGTCTTCCCGCTGCTCTTCTTCTACGGCGATGAGGGTTCCGCACTGCTGGCCTCCATGGCCACCTTCGGGGCCGCCTTCGTGGCCCGCCCGCTGGGTGCCATCATCTTCGGTCACTACGGAGACAAGATCGGGCGCAAAGCCACGCTGGTCGGCGCGCTGCTGACCATGGGCATCGCCACCTTCCTGATCGGTGCGCTGCCCACCTACCACCAGGTCGGACTGTGGGCGCCGGCGATGCTGACCATCCTGCGCTTCTGCCAGGGACTGGGCCTGGGCGGCGAATGGTCAGGCGCCGCGCTGCTGGCCTCGGAGACCGCCCGGCCGGGCAAGCGCGCGCAGGCCGCCATGTGGCCGCAGCTGGGCGCCCCGTTCGGCTTCATGCTCGCCAACGGGCTCTTCCTGATCCTGGCGACGCTCTTCGCCTATGACTCCACCGCTCGGGACCTCAACGACCCGTTCCTGGTGTGGGGCTGGCGGCTGCCGTTCCTGCTCTCGGTGGTCATGGTCGTCGTCGGGCTCTACGTCCGGCTGCGAATCGAGGAGACCCCGGTCTTCGCCAAGGCCATGGCCGGCAACGAGCGGGTCAAGGCCCCCATCGGGGAGGTCTTCCGGCGCAACTGGTGGGAGATCATCCTGGGCACCTTCATCATGCTGGCCACCTACGGGCTGTTCTACCTGATGACCACCTGGATCCTCTCCTACGCCATCGGCAGCGCCGAGGTCGGGGGCCTGAGCTACGGCTACCAGGACTTCCTGGTGCTGCAGATCGTCGCGATCACCTTCTTCGCGATCTTCGTGCCGGTGGCAGGTCGACTGGCCGACCGCTTCGGCCGCCGCCCGATGCTGATCGTGGTCACCATCGCGATCATGATCTTCGGCCTGAGCTTCCGATGGTGGCTCTCCGCGGGCTCCATGGGCACCGGCGAGGACCTCAACGTCTGGCAGATGCTGGCCTTCCTGGCCGTGGGCATGTCGCTGATGGGGCTGACCTTCGGCCCGATGTCGGCAGTGCTGCCGGAGCTTTTCCCCACCAACACCCGCTACACCGGATCTGGCGTGGCCTATAACGCCGCCTCCATCCTGGGTGCGGCGCTGACTCCCTTCGTCGCCGCCTGGCTGGTCCAGGCCTACGGGGTCGGTGCGGTCGGGCTCTACCTGGCAGGCCTGGGCGTGCTGACTCTGATCGCGCTGATCCTGGCCCCGGAGACCTCGAAGAAGTCGCTCTACACCGAGGCCGCCAAGTAA
- a CDS encoding iron chelate uptake ABC transporter family permease subunit produces MTEQLDRARRTGQSAAGGPADSGTTAPGGGAPGDEAPDRETPAQLSRHSGAITTGRHRVRYWGVMALLGGLSVFFTAGILGYDNPMPFGTEGYWLIARMRAETVLVIGVVVLAQAMATVAFQTATNNRIITPSIMGFESLYVAIQTGAVFFFGIAGVTLVTGLPQFLMQAAAMVLFAVILYSWLLSGRFSNIHIMLLVGVVLGGGLGSLATFMQRVLTPSEFDVLTARLFGNIGNARSEYLPYALPIVLAAALLLWWRARRLNVVALGRNTAENLGVDHRREVMLILTLVSVLMAMSTSLVGPMTFLGFLVATLAYQFADTYSHRMLFPMAILIGYTVLAGAYFIMRNIFYAQGAVTLIIELLGGVVFLIVLMRKGRL; encoded by the coding sequence ATGACCGAGCAGCTGGATCGCGCGCGCCGCACCGGCCAGTCGGCCGCCGGCGGCCCCGCCGACTCCGGGACCACCGCCCCTGGTGGCGGAGCCCCGGGCGACGAGGCCCCTGACCGGGAAACCCCCGCGCAGCTCAGTCGGCATTCCGGGGCGATCACCACTGGGCGCCACCGGGTGCGCTACTGGGGCGTCATGGCGCTGCTGGGCGGGCTCTCGGTGTTCTTCACGGCCGGGATCCTCGGCTATGACAACCCGATGCCCTTCGGCACCGAGGGATACTGGCTGATCGCGAGGATGCGCGCTGAGACCGTGCTGGTCATCGGCGTCGTCGTTCTCGCTCAGGCGATGGCCACGGTGGCGTTCCAGACCGCGACCAACAACCGGATCATCACCCCTTCCATCATGGGGTTCGAGTCGCTCTACGTGGCGATCCAGACCGGTGCCGTGTTCTTCTTCGGCATCGCCGGGGTCACCCTGGTCACCGGTCTGCCGCAGTTCCTGATGCAGGCCGCCGCCATGGTGCTCTTCGCCGTGATCCTCTACTCCTGGCTGCTCAGTGGGAGGTTCTCCAACATCCACATCATGCTGCTGGTGGGTGTGGTGCTCGGCGGCGGGCTCGGCTCGCTCGCCACCTTCATGCAGCGGGTGCTCACCCCCAGCGAGTTCGACGTGCTCACCGCCCGGCTCTTCGGCAATATCGGCAATGCCCGCAGCGAGTACCTGCCCTACGCGCTCCCGATCGTGCTGGCCGCGGCACTGCTGCTGTGGTGGCGGGCGCGCCGGCTCAACGTGGTCGCCCTGGGACGCAACACCGCAGAGAACCTCGGGGTGGACCACCGGCGTGAGGTGATGCTGATCCTCACGCTGGTCTCGGTGCTGATGGCGATGAGCACCTCGCTGGTGGGCCCGATGACCTTCCTGGGCTTCTTGGTCGCCACCCTGGCGTATCAGTTCGCCGACACCTACTCCCACCGGATGCTCTTCCCGATGGCCATCCTGATCGGCTACACCGTCCTTGCTGGGGCGTACTTCATCATGCGCAACATCTTCTACGCGCAGGGCGCGGTGACCCTGATCATCGAGCTCCTGGGCGGAGTCGTCTTCCTGATAGTCCTGATGCGAAAGGGTCGCCTGTGA
- a CDS encoding glutamate--cysteine ligase has translation MELPFAESRRSTLGLEWELALVDRQTGDLRSVADRVLRACHQDLPELGSEDEHPYVKQELLTNTVELVTDVCPDVNTGVDQLRETARNVMRHCEPLDVELYCQGSHPFAAPTAQEVTDKERYAELIRRTQWWGRQMVIYGVHVHVGLDDVAQAMPAVNALCNYNAHFQALTASSPYWSGEDTGYASQRALVFQQLPTAGASFQFEEWSGYEKAVSDLEHTGVINDVTEVRWDVRAVPRLGTVELRVCDGLATLEEIAGVAALTQCIVHSTVKDLENGGKVVSMPPWFVQENKWRAARYGLDAEIILNAEGDEMLVTDHLQQELNRLEPVAKELGCADELALVEQMMRDGAGYMRQRQVAETHQGDLRQVVLDAAARTRMSINGPRRV, from the coding sequence TTGGAACTACCCTTCGCTGAATCACGACGTTCCACCCTGGGCCTCGAGTGGGAGCTGGCGCTGGTGGATCGGCAGACCGGAGATCTGCGCTCGGTGGCGGACCGCGTCCTGCGCGCCTGTCATCAGGATCTTCCGGAGCTCGGCTCGGAGGATGAGCATCCCTACGTGAAGCAGGAGCTGCTCACCAACACCGTGGAGCTGGTCACCGATGTCTGCCCAGACGTGAACACCGGGGTGGACCAGCTGCGCGAGACCGCGCGCAACGTGATGCGCCACTGCGAGCCGCTCGACGTCGAGCTCTACTGCCAGGGCTCGCACCCGTTCGCCGCACCCACCGCGCAGGAGGTCACGGACAAGGAGCGGTACGCGGAGCTGATCAGACGCACCCAGTGGTGGGGCCGCCAGATGGTGATCTACGGGGTCCATGTCCACGTGGGCCTGGACGACGTCGCCCAGGCGATGCCCGCGGTCAACGCGCTGTGCAACTACAACGCGCATTTCCAGGCGCTGACCGCCTCCTCGCCGTACTGGTCAGGTGAGGACACCGGCTACGCCTCGCAGCGCGCCCTGGTCTTCCAGCAGCTGCCCACCGCCGGGGCCTCCTTCCAGTTCGAGGAGTGGTCCGGCTACGAGAAGGCCGTGAGCGACTTGGAGCACACCGGGGTGATCAACGACGTCACCGAGGTGCGCTGGGACGTCCGCGCGGTGCCGAGGCTGGGCACCGTGGAGCTGCGGGTCTGCGACGGCCTGGCCACGCTGGAGGAGATCGCCGGAGTCGCCGCGCTGACCCAGTGCATCGTGCACTCCACGGTCAAGGACCTGGAGAACGGCGGCAAGGTGGTCTCGATGCCACCCTGGTTCGTGCAGGAGAACAAGTGGCGGGCCGCGCGCTACGGCCTCGACGCCGAGATCATCCTCAACGCCGAGGGCGACGAGATGCTGGTCACCGATCATCTTCAGCAGGAGCTGAACCGGCTGGAACCGGTGGCCAAGGAACTGGGATGCGCCGATGAGCTGGCGCTGGTCGAGCAGATGATGCGCGACGGTGCGGGTTATATGCGGCAGCGCCAGGTTGCGGAGACCCACCAGGGGGACCTGCGCCAGGTGGTGCTCGATGCGGCGGCGCGCACCCGGATGTCGATCAACGGGCCCCGACGGGTCTGA
- a CDS encoding siderophore ABC transporter substrate-binding protein yields the protein MPTAELASQNTGRIIRGGPEGEKRSPMRSSTGAPGSRILGGLCVGVIALLALSACGSDAAADEAGASETAEEAGGDAEGSGTVTIQDDHGTHEVSTDPSSVVVTDNRSYRTLEAFGVEPTAAARSLMDAQTHAYAEDESILDLGNHREPDLENVVAAEPDLIINGQRFQDYYEDLSALAPDATILEFEPQPDADLVEELIRKTESLGEVFGKEDVAAELVEELQTEMTRVQDAYDGESTVMGLLTSGGDMSYVAPGPDGRAIGPVFDSFSLTPALEQEGENESHGDDISVEAIAAADPDWLLVLDRDARLTLDEGEEYSPAAEIVEDSAALANVSAVENDQIVYLPENFYLTEDIQAYTEFFRDFADALEAAE from the coding sequence ATGCCCACTGCAGAACTCGCATCCCAGAACACCGGTCGCATCATCCGCGGAGGCCCCGAGGGTGAGAAGCGGTCCCCGATGCGCAGCTCCACCGGAGCGCCGGGGTCCCGGATCCTGGGCGGACTCTGCGTCGGTGTGATCGCCCTGCTCGCACTCAGCGCCTGCGGCTCCGACGCGGCAGCCGATGAAGCCGGTGCCAGTGAGACGGCTGAGGAGGCCGGGGGCGATGCTGAGGGCTCTGGCACCGTCACGATCCAGGATGATCACGGCACCCATGAGGTCTCCACGGATCCCAGCAGCGTCGTGGTCACCGACAACAGGTCCTACCGCACACTGGAGGCCTTCGGGGTCGAGCCCACCGCCGCCGCCCGCAGTCTGATGGATGCCCAGACCCACGCCTATGCGGAGGATGAGTCCATCCTGGATCTGGGGAATCATCGTGAGCCCGATCTGGAGAACGTGGTCGCCGCGGAGCCTGACCTGATCATCAACGGGCAGCGTTTCCAGGACTACTACGAGGATCTCAGTGCCCTGGCGCCGGACGCCACGATCTTGGAGTTCGAACCGCAGCCCGACGCTGACCTGGTCGAAGAGCTGATCCGCAAGACCGAGTCGCTCGGCGAGGTTTTCGGGAAGGAAGACGTCGCCGCAGAGCTGGTCGAGGAGCTTCAGACCGAGATGACTCGGGTCCAGGACGCCTACGACGGCGAATCCACCGTGATGGGCCTGCTCACCTCCGGCGGTGACATGAGCTACGTGGCGCCAGGTCCCGATGGTCGAGCCATCGGCCCGGTCTTTGACTCATTCAGCCTCACCCCTGCGCTGGAGCAGGAGGGTGAGAACGAGTCCCACGGTGATGACATCTCCGTGGAGGCGATCGCCGCAGCGGACCCGGACTGGCTGCTCGTGCTGGACCGCGACGCCCGGCTCACCCTGGACGAGGGTGAGGAGTACAGTCCCGCGGCCGAGATCGTGGAGGACTCGGCCGCGCTGGCCAACGTCTCCGCCGTGGAGAACGACCAGATCGTGTACCTGCCGGAGAACTTCTACCTCACCGAGGACATCCAGGCGTACACCGAATTCTTCCGCGACTTCGCAGACGCACTCGAAGCCGCGGAATGA